The genomic region CGGCGCCGCGGTCGGTGTCGATATAGAGTTCGCGAATTTCGCCGTGGGCCAGCACGGCGCGCACGTCGGCATCGCTGGCCATCATTTTGGGACCGTCCAGACCATCGGGGGCCACGCCGCGGCTCTCGTCCCATTGATTATTGAAATCGTGGACGAACATGCCCGGCTCAAGGCTCTCAACCGGAATTTTTTTGATCATGACGCGCAGCCTTCAGCGTTGAGCGAATAATAGAAGTGGCCATCGGCAATGATGGATGCCGCTTTGTCGGAGAAAATCGCCTCCAAAAGCGACTGTAACACAGGGACAGCATAATGTGGCGCGAGGTTCCCGATAGGGACGCCCACAGCCTTTCCATTTTGGCGAGGCGTCGTCTCCTCGTCAACCATCCTATCGGGTTTTGCCCCAGATGGTCGGGATCGTGCGCAAAGCTTGCCGTACAGGTGGGAAAAACTGTGGGCAAGATCGGAAAATTTGTCCGAATAGATTCGGTAAGATTGCGCCATCTTACTGTTTTTTCACAACATGCAACTTATGCATGCATTTTGCATCAAAAAATGGGCGCGCAGGCTGGCCAGGTGGGATTTGCCCCTTGCCCAGCGCGCGCGCGCGTCCTATATATTCATCCCAAACGGCGTCGCCACAGGGCGCCGAAAGCAAGACCGGTTCAATCCGGCCAGAGGGAGCACACACCATGAGCGAAGAGAAGAAACTGGGTTCGGCCAATCTGCGCTGCCCCATTTGCGGGGGTCGCCCCGCGCACATCTACGTTTGCAGCCACTGCGGCGAAGTGCGCTGCGGACAGACCAACTGCACCGGCAGCGAAGGCGGCGACGCCGGTTGGGCCAGCTCCGGCACCCAGTGTCGTCACTGCGGCGACGGGCGCTATCGCATCCTCAATTTCCACAGCCAGGAGTTCGCCGACTTTCAGCGCGAATACGCCCTGCGCATGCGTCAGGATGAGTCCTCCTGGCTCAAGCGTCTGCGCGGCGAGGCGCTGGGATTGGGCAAAAAAGGCGGCTCCACCTCCTTCAGCCTCTAAGAATCTCTAGCAACATGAAGGCGTCGCGACGGCCCAGCGGTGCGTGGGTCGCGCCAGCAGCGCGTTATTTTTAGAGGCTCTAAATCGCCATCAGATCGACCCGTACGCCCTGCGCCGGGTTGGATCTGAGCGCGCGCTTTACTGATTCTCCATTGCGGTCGCTTCCATTTCCGCCTTGACTGACTCCTTGAACTCGGTGCGTTCGCCCGGCTGCAGATAGGGGCGGCGGATGTTGTCTTTATAGAAGTGGTTCTCCACCGGTTTGCCCTCTTTGTTGAAGGCGGTCTGGCCGCCATGACGGCGTCCGTTGACGTAGGTGGTCTCCTCGCGAACCTTGCTGCGCGCGTCAAACACCCGCACTTGGCCGTTTATCTTGCCAAATGCGTATTTGACCTCTTTGCGGCCGCCGTTGTGGAAGTAGGTCACCCAGGTGCCGTCGGGTTTGCCATTGGCGAAGAACGCTTCCTTGTAGATCTTCTTGTCGTCATCCTCGTCGCGGGTGGGGAAGTAGGCCACCGCCGGACCGGAGTAGGGGGAGGATTCGCCCTTCTTGTAGTAGAGCCCGCCGCGGATCTCCAATTCGTGCATCTCGGTGGGGCCGCAGCCCGCCAGCAGCAGTGCGGCGATGAGTCCCAGCAGGCGGGCGCGGGTCAGTGGCGTCTTCATGGCGTCACTCCTCCTTTTCGTCGTCTCTGAGCGCCAGCAGCGCATTGGTCTCGCCCTCGTCGGCCTCTTGCAAATCCACCGGCTCATCCTCGGAATCATCCCACTGCAGCTCCGGCAGTTCGTTGGGGCAGGCGGCGCCCTCTTTGAGAAAATGCTCTTTGGACATGCCGCACAGCGGGCAGCGCCAATCGTCCGGCAGCGCGTCGAACGCAGTGCCTGGCGGCGCGCCGACGGAGGATGACCCTTGCTCCGAATCGTAGGTGTAGTCGCAGCTTAAACAGTACCATACGGTCATGGGAAGCCCTTCCCGAGCGACCCCAGCGCGCACTGCGGCTGGCGTCGATTGGCCGATGGCGCATCGCGGCGCGCCGTCGACCTCTCCTGGTCTATGCGTGACGCCACTGGCGCAGCGGCGGGCGTTTCGCGGACAGCCCTCAGCGCGCGCAAAGTGACGCATCATGCCTCCATGCATCGGTTCTGATGCGATCATTCTTCAATACTTTGGACAGCAGCGCCCCCATTTTTTCCCAAATCTGCGGCCTTTTTCCGCTGTGCGGCCAGGATGGGGCGCGCTTGCGCCGGGGCCGTGGCGCGCCATTTCGCCGCTGTGGAAAGGATGGCGGAAGTTTGACGCAAGGGGCAGGCACACAGATTCCAATGATTGGAAAACCTTTTGATTAACAATGTATAACCCTCATATACCGGGAATGATCATTTGAGTGGCGCCACGATTGCTTTGTCAGGGCTGACGGCGGTGTTGTTAATCCGTTCCGTTCCCCGACAGGCCGTGCGCACAAGCGACCAATCCAGAGAGTCGAGCGCACTGGCTGGCCGCCTCGCCGCAGCATTGGGCGAGGGCAACAAGATGAAGCAGGGAGTACGCACGATGGACGCAATCAATGCGCGCAATCCGTTGGCGGGCGGGATTTTCGAGCCCATGGCGCCGGTCGATGAGGATCTGCAACAGACCGTGGATGAGATCCGCGATGATTCGCTGTTTGAGGTTGGCACGGTACACGCATGGAGCTTTCCGCCGCAACAAGCCGAAGCGGCGGCGCATCAGGCTTGGGAGCGCATGGCCTCGGTGTTCACCGATACCGAAATGAAGATGCTCGAAGGTCTGTTCTACGCCTCGGCCATCAACGGGACCGAACGTGACGCCAGCGTTGACTTCAGCAATCCGGAGTTCGCCTATCGGGCCCATGTGACCCGCATGCGACGCGAGTTGGAAAACACGCGTAGCCAGATCAAGCCCGGCGACTACATTCAAAGACATATGCTGCTCGAAGCTTTCGAAGCGGCTCTGGGCGAAGCGGGCGCCAACTGACGTTGAGTCAGTCACGCCGCAAACGCCATAAAACCTGATGCCTCACTGGAGGTTGCACATGTTGACCATCGCCCACGGGGCGCACAAAAGCCCCCGGCCCACAGAGGCCGCCACCGTCAAGAACGGCGCCGCTTCCCAGGTCGGTTTCGACCAGGCGTTGGCGCGCGCCGCCGGTGACGCGTCTGCGCCCAATACCGCCTATCCCAGCCTCAATGCGGCCTCCGCAATGATGGCCGCCAATGGCATGGGGCGTTCGGTCGCCTACCACCCCAATCTGGGCGCCGCTGGCGAGCGTCCGCTGGGGTTTGCGCCGGAACACCTGAAACAGGCGCTCAATCGCGAGGAGATGGCGATGTTGCAGGAACTGACCGCGTCGTGGGACGCGGAAGTGGGCTCCGAGGGGGCTTCCGGGTCCGTGTCCGGGCCGTCCGCTGTGGACGACGCCTCGACCCGGGAGCCATTTTTTTCCCAAGCCCCGGAAGGCGTGAAATCGCTGTTGGATGAGATGGCCAGCCGCATGGATGCGGCGGATATTCAAGCCATGCAGAGCATGCTGGGCGGCGCGCTGCCCGAGGCGGCCCCGCGTGGACTGGATCTAACCGCCATCTCGCGTCAATTGACGCAGGCTTTGGAGAGCGGCCGCGAACAGACCGCGCCCGCCGACTATCGCGCCTGGCGTTTGCGCTTGCACGATTTCCAAGCCGCCGCGCTGCGTTTGCAGCAGCTCTCCGGCGATGGCCGCAACGCCTGATCGCGCACACTTAATTTGATGACGCACACGACGAGGTGAAGCATGTCCGTTATTCCGCAAACCGCACCGCGCAGTAGCGCCGCGCAAAGCGCTTCCGTCCAGGCTCAAGCCATGACCATGGGCGCCCGTGACAGTGAACAGGCCCACGCTGCGGCGGGCGACACCGTCTCCATCAGCAGTGGCGAACCGGTGAATCGCGCCATCAATGATCTGGTGGATGAGGTGCTTAATGAACTGCTCAATAACAGCGGTCAAGCCCTGCAGACTCAAGCGGGCAATTTGACCGATGAGAGCGCCCAACTGCTGTGAGCCTGATGGGTCTCTGATCCATTCGCGCACAGGGATAAAAAAGCCCCCATCTCGCAAGAAATGGGGGCTCTTTGACGTAATGACTACACAAGCAGCGGGTGGCGTGTTGGGTTTGTCAAAACTCTGGCAAATACCCGTGGCGCGCAACCGGTGGCGAAGAGTTTTTCGGCGCCAGTTTTATGGCGGGAGAGAACTCGTCAATTTTCCGACAATAGAGTCAGCGCGCGCTCTGCTGATATATAGTGAGTCAAACCCAAAACTGCACAGAACGTCCAATGTTTGCGTGACGTAGGTACAGCTTGCGCTAACTATTGGCCGTCGGCTGGCCGACGGCGGGGTCTGGGGCCTGCGGCCCCAGCGCCAATGGTGTGCAATCCAGGGCGGCGCCCACGATTTGGCAGGAACGCCAAATCGGACTCGCGCAGCGAGCCCGAGGGTGGGGGCCGGCGGGGGTGGATGGCCCGAATCACGGTGTGGCTGTTGATCTTGGGAGCTCGAGGGCGGAGCCCTCGATATCTTCCAGCGCCCAAATGTTCAGTTTTGAATGCTAGCGACTATATTTGGACTGCCCGGTAAACGGTTCCGCCATGCGCACCAAGCGGAAACCGAGCAGATTGAAGCGGCGATCCGGTGGGAAATAGTAACGCACGCCCGCGCGCAAATAGCGTTCGTTGCTCAGATAGCCGCCGCCGCGAAACACCTTTTCGCGCCCTGTGCCGGGACCGGTGGGGTTGCGTCGCGCCGAGACCCGATAGGCGTCCTTGGCGTACCAGTCGTTGACCCACTCCCAGGCGTTGCCGGTCATGTCGAACAGGCCAAAGGCGTTGGCCGCACGGGTGGCCACCGGGTGGCTCTCGCGTCCGCTGTTGCCGCTGTGCCACGCCAGGGAGTCGAGATCCTCGCCGCCGCAGAAGGTCTGCTTGCGTCCCCCCTCGCGGCAGGCGTACTCCCATTCGGCCTCGGTGGGTAGGCGGAAATGCCCGGCGCCGGAGTTGTTCAGACGGTCAATGAAGGTCTGCACATCGTGCCAGGAGACCTGAGTGACCGGGTGGTCGCCCTGCTCGTCATTCTCCCTCTGTTGGCGATTCTGAATCACCGAATCGCTGGCGCGGGCCTTGCCCATCACGCGGGTCCACTGTTTGCGCGTCACCTCATGGCGCGCCATCCAGAAGTCGTCCACACACACTTCGTGCACCGGCAACTCATTGGCTTGGCCATTGATGTCGCCCATGGGGTAGCAGCCGCCGGGGATCTTCACATAGCCCATGGCGATGAGCGGGTCGTGCCACAGATTGCGCTGCTGCGGCTGCGCTGTATCCTGGCCGGAGCGCCACACGCCAGAGATATCCGGCGCATCGGCGACCATTTTGGACTGCCTTTTGGCGGCGTCGCGCTCATGGGGGCGGGTGGCGATGGGCGCCGCTGACACCTGCACCGAACCGGCGCGCTGCATCAGCTCCTCCAGCGACGCCGCCGGGCGCTGCGCCAGCGCCTCATCCCCAGCGGTCATGGAGGCGACGAACTCCGCCTCCTGTTCGGATTGCGGGCGTTTGGCGGAGGCATCGGCGTCGGATTGCGCCGGCAGGCCCGATGCGGGGGCGCTGGCTGGTTGCGCTTGCGGCGCGGCGTCACGCTTGGCCTGCATCCCCAGCGACTGCGCCGGTTGCGGCTGGCGGGTGACGTCATGGGCCGATTGGCTGGGCATCTCTGTTTGCGCCGGGATGGGCAGGGCGGAGGCGTTGGGGTCGTGGGGCAGTTGCTCCACCGTTTCACCTTCGGTGCGCAGAGCGATCACCGCAGGCGGGGTGGGGGCAGGGTCAACTCCCGCTGACTCCAGGCCGAGCCCATGGCGTCGGCCTGGCCCATCTGCTCGGGATCGATGGCGTTGCGCTGAGTGGCGGCGGGGGCGCGGGCCACCAGTTGGCCGCGATTCCAGGTTTGGGTCTCCTCGCGGGGGGCCTCCTGGCACACCACCACGGTCTCGCCCGCCGGGTAGAAGCTGCCCTGGCCGTGGCGTTTGCCATTGACGTACTCGCCCACATAGCGCGAGCCGTTGGGCCACACGAACACGCCGGGGCCATGGCGCTTGCCATTGAGGAAACCGCCCTCAAAGCGGCTGCCCGAGGGCCAGACGAAGACGCCGTTGCCGGTGCGTTCGCCATGTTCAAACGCGCCTTGGTAACGCGCGCCGTCGGGCCAAACCTGCATGCCGTAACCGTGGCGCAGCCCGTCCGCGTCCACCGTGCCCTCATATTCGGAGCTGTCGCCTAGCTTGAGCATGGCGCGAGGCATCTGCGCCAACTCCTGGGGAATATCGACGGAGATGGGCAGGGGCGGTTGGTCCGGGTGCAGCCAGTTGGCCACCCGACCCACCCCTTTGCCGACGCCGACGATGCCCTCTTTGATATTGCCGCAGGCGCTCAGAGTGACGCACAGCAGCAGCGCGCCGCCCACATGGGTCCAGCGGCGGCGCCAGTGGGGCCGTGCGTTCACAGGATCTCCAGCACCTTCTCCGGCGGGCGTCCCAGAGCCGCCTTGCCATCCTTCACCACCAGCGGGCGCTCCATCAATTTGGGGGTGGCGGCCATGGCGTCGAGCAGCTGCTCGCGGGTCACTGCGGCGTCGCCCAGCCCCTGCTCCTTATATTCGGCCTCTTTCACCCGCATCATGGCGCGCGGATCCTCCTCCCCCAGCATTGTTAACGCCTGCTCCAGCCCGGCGCGGTCCAGCGGGGTTTTCAGATATTCAACCACGGTGATCTCTTCATCGCGCTCTTGCAGCAGTTGCAGCGTCTGGCGCGACTTGGAGCAGCGCGGATTGTGATAGATGGTGACGGACATCTTCAAGATACTCCCCAACGGTTCAGCGGCGCTCAGTACCAGAAGGCGCCAAACAGACCGGACGACACATCCGGATGGAACAGACCGGCAATGATAGCATATCGCGCCCCTTTGCCGAAAAATACCAACACGCAAAATAGCCAGAGCCGCACCCGCAGGGCGCCGGCGGCCACGGTGAGGGGGTCGCCGATGAGGGGAACCCAGGCGAACAGCAGGCTCCACACCCCATAGCGGGCGAAGCGCTCCTGGGCGCGCGCCAGCGCTTGCGGCGAGACCGGAAACCAGCGCCGGTCGGCAAAGCGGATCAGCCACGCGCCGAGCATCCAGTTGACCACCGAGCCCAGGCCGTTGCCGAGGGTGGCCACGCCCCATAGCAGCCACGGATTGTGGGCGTCCTGCAGCAGCAGCGCCGCCAGCAGCGCTTCTGAGGAGGCGGGGAAGAGGGTGGCGGCGATGAAGGCGGAGGCGAACAGCCCCGCCAGCGCCGCATCAAGTGGAAACAGGGCGGTCATGGCGCGCCACAGTGTGCCAGAAATCATCGCCAAAGGCATGGCGTCTTGTGGCGCACAGGCTGTGGCGATGCTGTAACGGAAAATTCGCTTGCCCCCAGCGATGAGAAATCGGCACAATCCTTGATACGCAATATGACGAGGCGCACGGTGCATTGGCGCTGTTCGCCTGTAGTGAATATGTTTAAGTTTATGATTTTATGGGATATGCTAAATATTTTGCGGCTGCCGGTTCAGGCTGCGGTCGCCAGCGGATTTGCATAAGATGCGAAAAATGCGTCAAGTTCGACGGCAAAAGTGTCGAAACGAGCCTTGTCTGACGCACTCAGATAGCGTGTTAACGCGGTAAAAACGGCGCGCAATGTCCGCGAAACGTTGCGCCCACCAACCCGGAACATGACGCCATGGTCAGCTTAAAACGGTTGTTTACTCTGGTGGCCGCCGCAGTGATGCCTGCGGCCCTTATCGCGCCGATGGCGCACGCCAATGGTCTGGCCCCGGTCAATGGTCTGGCCCCGGCGGGCATGCAGCAGCAGACCTCCATGTTAGCGCCCCTGGGGCCCATGGTTCCTGTGGAAGCGCATATCCCGGCCACCTTCTCTCCCGGCGGTCGTCTGCTGGCCGAAGCCGAACCCGACGGCTCGGTGGCGGTGCGCGATTTGACCAACAACGGATTGCTGTCGCGTCTGCGCGGCCATCAAGGCGGCGTGACCTCCATCAGCTTCTCCCCCGACGGTCGCCGCGTGGTGACTGGCGGCAACGACCGCACCGCGCGTCTGTGGGACGCCGCCACCGGCAAACTGGAGGCGACTCTGGGCGGTCATGGCGGGGTGGTGCAGGCGGTCAGCTTCTCCATGGACGGGCGCTTTGTGCTCACCGGCGGGGCCGACTCCACGGTGCGTCTGTGGGACGCCAAGTCCGGTCGCATTCTGCGCATTCAACCGCGTGAAACCCGTCTGATCAGCTTCGCCCCCGACCGCCGCTATGCGGTGTCGGTGGATACCGCCGATCCGCGCCTGATCCACCATTGGGAGTCGGTGAGCGGTGAAGAGGTGGGCGTGTTCGAAGGCCACACTTGGCACATCACCCGCCTGATCTTCTCGCCTGACGGCAAGCGCATGGCTTCCGCTGACGGCGCGGGCGCCATCATCCTGTGGGACACCACCACTCGTGAGCCGGTGAGCGTGCTGCAAGGCCACAACGGCCCGGTGGCTTCGCTGGCCTTCTCCCGCGATAGCAAGCGTCTGCTCTCCGCCGATCGTGATCACGCCATCACTCTGTGGGACGCCGAAACCGGGCAGCCTTGGTATAGCCTGCAAGCGCCTCCCGAGGGTGTGGCGGTGGTCGCCTTTGATGCACAAGAGACCGCCATGCCGCTGACTCTGAGCCCTGACGGCGCGCTGCGCTCCTGGGATCCGCAGACGGCGGAATCGAAACTGCTGCGCGCCGGTCGTTCGGTGACTTTGGAAGTCTCCTCGCCGACGGAAACTATTGCTCCGGCTCCGGCGCCTGAAGTGCTGCTGCCGGTGGTTCCCACCGCGCCCATGGAGCCGGTTCCGCCGGCCCCGGCCGCCAACATCGAAGGCGCTTTGACGCCGCCGGACGCTTATGATGGCCCGATCCCCGCCGCGCAAGCCGCGCCGGGATCGGCGCCGCCGAGCAAATCGGTTACGCCGCCCACCATGGGGCATAACCGGTCCGCTCCGCTCAAGCCGCAAGCCGCCGCCGCCCCCGTTTCGGGGGCGTTTTCATTTCCGCGCGCCACCCACGTTGCGCCGCCAGTGCAGCAGGCGCGCGCCCAGCGCGTGACGCCGTCGCGCGTGCAACCTGCGCCGATGAGAAAGGCCGTGGCGCAGAGCAAGCCCGCCGCGCCGTCGCCGCGCGCGGCCATGGCGGCGCTATTCCAGGAGCCGCGTTCGGGCGTCACCTTCGCCTGGGCGCCGGGCGGCTGCTATAAGATGGGCGCCAATGGCGCGGAGATCACCCGCGCCGAGACCCCTGCCCATCGCGTTTGTGTGGATGGCTTCTGGATGGGGCGGTTTGAGGTGACTCAGGAGCAGTGGACCCGCTTGATGAAGAAAAACCCGTCGCAATTTCGCAACGGTCCCAACTACCCGGTGGAGCAGGTCTCCTGGAGCGACGTGCAGGAGTTCGTGCGGCGTTTGAATGCCGCGTCCACGGATGGCGCGCGCTATCGTCTGCCGACGGAAGCCGAATGGGAGTTCGCCTGCCGCGCGGGCGGTCCGGCGGATCGTCCCTGCGGCGGCTCCAGCAATGTGGTGGCGTGGCATAATGGCAATGCCCCGTTGGGCACCCAGCCGGTGGGCGGCAAGGCCCCCAATGCGTTGGGTCTGTATGATATGTCCGGCAATGTGCTGGAGTGGACCGCCGACGGCTACCGCGAGAATTTCCACAAGATCGCCAGTCGTCGCGACGGACTGCGCAACCCCCATGGCGACGCTGACAGCCCCAACCGCGCGGTGCGTGGCGGTAGCTGGCGTAGTCAGGGGGATGAGTCGCTGCGCGCCAGCCGTCGCCACGGTCTGCCGCCGCAGTTGAAGCATGCGTCGTTGGGCTTCCGACTGGTGCGCGTCGGTCCGCCGCCCGCCGCGATGACGGCGCAAGCGCGCTGATTCCACGCAATCCCGCTGGTCACATGACGTCCGCGCCGGTTACACTGGCGCGGACGTTTGCGTTTATTAAGCAGTGAAATGCTGAGAAGAGTGGAGAGACTGGGGCTTCGCCCCAGACCCCGACCAGGGCGCCGCCCTGGACCCGCGAGGGCGCTGCCCTCGACCCGCCAGGGAAATGATTTCCCTGGACCCTCGTTAGCTTAGCTTTGTGCCCCATTGTGGGCAGGAGGTGATGACGTCGAGGATGATGAAATTTTGGATGGAGCATTTCTATGAGGATCAGCGGAAAGAGCCGAATGATTGCACTGGCTGCTTTGGCTTTAGGGCTGAGTAGTTGCGCCATGACCGGCGGTTCGAAAAAGTCCGAGGATACGGCTGTGGAAAAAGAGGTCATTCAACCGTGGGATCTGGGCGGGCGCGGCAAGGGTAATTTTGATCGCGTGATTCCGTTCAGCACCACCTTGGCGCAGCTGCACAATCTGGGCATCGACCCGCAGTTGAGCAATAGCGTGCACCGGATTGATCAGGCGCAGATTCGCGCCTATTTCGACTATGATCCGCGCACGCGCAGTGAGCAGCCGGACGGCATTTTGACCTGCGTGGATGCGGGCGACCGCTGCTATGGCTATATCCTGCAAGAGCCGTTGGTGGAGCGGCATGTGAAAAAGGGCTTGCTGCGTAAGAAGGTGGAGAGTGAGTTCCATGTGCCCAAGTATGAGGCGGTGATTTTGATTATGCGGGAGCCTGTGTTGGATGAGTCGGTGGTGACCTATACGCGGTGGAATGATAGTCCGCCGCCGCCGCCGGTGTCGTTCCAGAAGCCGCCGCCGCCGGTCTATTTTCAGGGACAGTGAGCGGGCCAGAACGGAGTAAAATTGGCCGCCGACTGGTCGGCGGCGGGGTCTGGGGGCCGCTGCCCCCAGCGGGTGTGGGCGGCGCCCACGGTGTGGCAGTTGCTTTGGCAGTTGCCGTTTCCCCACTGAACAAAGCTGGCGCCAGCAGAGAGTTCGATGTGAAGCGCGAAACGTGGAGCCCGTAGGCAGGCAAATGGGGAAACGGCAGGTGAGCAGGCCCCGCAGGGGCCGTCGTCCGCAGGACGGCGAACTGCCCTAAGACTCGAAGCTTGGAAAAGTTGAAAAGTGTTTGCGGGCGGGGGTTGAATTAGGCGCCCGTCCCCGGAATTCCAGAGAATTCGTCCCCGGAATTCCAGCGAATTCGTCCCCGGAATTCCAGCGAACTCGTCCCCGGAATTCCAGCGAACTCGTCCCCGGAATTCCAGCGAACTCGTCCCCGGAATTCCAGCGAACTCGTCCCCGGAATTCCAGCGAACTCGTCCCCGGAATTCCAGCGAACTCGTCCCCGGAATTCCAGCGAACTCGTCCCCGGAATTCCAGCGAATTCCGAAAAGTGAGTCTTGTTAAAATCTGAACATATTAATATGAGGTCGGATGATAATATGAAAGCAGTAAAAAAGAATAGTAGCGGTCCGCCTTGTCGAATCTGCCATTACCGCATCAAGAGCTCAATTAATGGACATAATTCATACTGTGTTTATTGGGGATGGGTAATTTATGATGAGGAAGAGAAGGATGGTATATCAAGGAAGCACTGTAAAAGCGCCTATGTTAGATCAAAGAATGATAGGGACGACCCGTATATAAGCAGTATGGGTCCTTCTGTTGACCCTGTCGCACTGGCGGAAAGAAACTGGGCTATTAAGGATTATAGAGCAAATGTTAAGCGCAGCAATATTGCTTTAGTAATATCGATTCTTGGATTGTCTGTTTCAGTTATTGCGCTCATGGTCTCAATGTGGTGAAAAGATACTATAAATAAGCACAAAGTATTTCCTGTATATAAAGCCCTAAGGCATTCGCTCCTGTCGGCTGCGCCGACATATCGCTCACCGCCGTTTCCCCGACGACCTCCTTGCTGGCTGCACGTTCCGCGCCCATTTCACACTGCGTACTGGCTCGCGGTTTGTTCTGTGGGGAAACGGCCAAAGACAACTGCCACACCGTGGGCGCCGCCCACACCCGCTGGGGCCGCAGGCCCCAGACCCCGCCGCCGACCAGTCGGCGGCACGTTACATAGCGCTGGCGTCTCGTCTGTCACGCAAACACTTTTGGCCCTTTGCCTACCATCTGGCCTCGTTTAGCGCCTGGCTCGCCTGCCTCGTCCGCTTCACCAGGGCCCTGACCATCAACTCCGACTCCCTCGCCGCATCCCGCAACTTGGTCGTCTTCTCACGATTCTCAGCCAATGTCGCCTTGCGCGCCGCCCGTTCCTCAGCGCTGGCCCCCTTGGCCCGCACCGCCTCAATCGCCGCACGCTGCTCACGCGCTTGCGCTATATAGGCCGCCTGCTTGGACTCAAACTCCGCCTTCGCCGCCGCAAGCTGGTCGTCAAGACTCTCAGTCTTCCAGTTCCAATAGGAGGTGGGCAACAGCACCCGTTGGGCATTGCGCAATACGCTGTCGCGTTCGGTCAAACCCGGGTCCAGTGTGGGGGCGGGGGAGGTGAGCCACTGCAGCAGGAATATCACCACAACAGCCGCCACCGCGCCGATGGCCATACGACCGGCGCAACGACAAGCAATTTGTGTCTTACTGGGGGAGGAGGAGCCGCTCATGCAATGCGTCCCTGAAAGCCTGTGGAAAAGAGAATTGGATATCAAAATTTAGCACACAATATCCAAGTATGCTCCCAAGGCAAACTAACGAGGGTCCAGGGAAATCATTTCCCTGGCGGGTGCAGGGCAGAGCCCTGCCGGGTCGAGGGCGGCGCCCTCGTGGGTCCAGGGCAAAGCCCTGGTCGGGGTCTGGGGCGAAGCCCCAGTCTCTTTCATCGTCCCGAAAAACCGGAGCGGCGCGACGCCGCTCAATAGTAGTTGTCTACAGCGCCGTCGGGCAGACGCGCAGCGTACTCGTTGAGCTTGTTGCGCAGGGTGCGAATGCTGATGCCAAGGATCTCGGCGGCGCGGGTGCGGTTGCCATCCACTTCATCCAAAGTGCGGCGGATGAGGATCTCCTCCATCTCCCGCACCGTGGCGCCCACCGGCACGCTGATCAGATCTTCCGGGATCGGCGAAGTGTCGCCTACTGGGATGGGGGTGGCGACTTCGAAGTCGATCATCAAGTCCGCAGCCTTGATGTGGTTGCCTTCAGCCACCAACAGGGCGCGCTGAATCACATTCTCCAGTTCGCGGATATTGCCCGGCCAGGGGTAGCTGGCCATAGCCATGCGCGCA from Magnetofaba australis IT-1 harbors:
- a CDS encoding SUMF1/EgtB/PvdO family nonheme iron enzyme, with protein sequence MVSLKRLFTLVAAAVMPAALIAPMAHANGLAPVNGLAPAGMQQQTSMLAPLGPMVPVEAHIPATFSPGGRLLAEAEPDGSVAVRDLTNNGLLSRLRGHQGGVTSISFSPDGRRVVTGGNDRTARLWDAATGKLEATLGGHGGVVQAVSFSMDGRFVLTGGADSTVRLWDAKSGRILRIQPRETRLISFAPDRRYAVSVDTADPRLIHHWESVSGEEVGVFEGHTWHITRLIFSPDGKRMASADGAGAIILWDTTTREPVSVLQGHNGPVASLAFSRDSKRLLSADRDHAITLWDAETGQPWYSLQAPPEGVAVVAFDAQETAMPLTLSPDGALRSWDPQTAESKLLRAGRSVTLEVSSPTETIAPAPAPEVLLPVVPTAPMEPVPPAPAANIEGALTPPDAYDGPIPAAQAAPGSAPPSKSVTPPTMGHNRSAPLKPQAAAAPVSGAFSFPRATHVAPPVQQARAQRVTPSRVQPAPMRKAVAQSKPAAPSPRAAMAALFQEPRSGVTFAWAPGGCYKMGANGAEITRAETPAHRVCVDGFWMGRFEVTQEQWTRLMKKNPSQFRNGPNYPVEQVSWSDVQEFVRRLNAASTDGARYRLPTEAEWEFACRAGGPADRPCGGSSNVVAWHNGNAPLGTQPVGGKAPNALGLYDMSGNVLEWTADGYRENFHKIASRRDGLRNPHGDADSPNRAVRGGSWRSQGDESLRASRRHGLPPQLKHASLGFRLVRVGPPPAAMTAQAR
- a CDS encoding rubredoxin — translated: MTVWYCLSCDYTYDSEQGSSSVGAPPGTAFDALPDDWRCPLCGMSKEHFLKEGAACPNELPELQWDDSEDEPVDLQEADEGETNALLALRDDEKEE
- a CDS encoding toxin-antitoxin system YwqK family antitoxin, with the translated sequence MKTPLTRARLLGLIAALLLAGCGPTEMHELEIRGGLYYKKGESSPYSGPAVAYFPTRDEDDDKKIYKEAFFANGKPDGTWVTYFHNGGRKEVKYAFGKINGQVRVFDARSKVREETTYVNGRRHGGQTAFNKEGKPVENHFYKDNIRRPYLQPGERTEFKESVKAEMEATAMENQ
- the arsC gene encoding arsenate reductase (glutaredoxin) (This arsenate reductase requires both glutathione and glutaredoxin to convert arsenate to arsenite, after which the efflux transporter formed by ArsA and ArsB can extrude the arsenite from the cell, providing resistance.); amino-acid sequence: MSVTIYHNPRCSKSRQTLQLLQERDEEITVVEYLKTPLDRAGLEQALTMLGEEDPRAMMRVKEAEYKEQGLGDAAVTREQLLDAMAATPKLMERPLVVKDGKAALGRPPEKVLEIL
- a CDS encoding MORN repeat-containing protein, which codes for MNARPHWRRRWTHVGGALLLCVTLSACGNIKEGIVGVGKGVGRVANWLHPDQPPLPISVDIPQELAQMPRAMLKLGDSSEYEGTVDADGLRHGYGMQVWPDGARYQGAFEHGERTGNGVFVWPSGSRFEGGFLNGKRHGPGVFVWPNGSRYVGEYVNGKRHGQGSFYPAGETVVVCQEAPREETQTWNRGQLVARAPAATQRNAIDPEQMGQADAMGSAWSQRELTLPPPRLR
- a CDS encoding formylglycine-generating enzyme family protein, whose translation is MEQLPHDPNASALPIPAQTEMPSQSAHDVTRQPQPAQSLGMQAKRDAAPQAQPASAPASGLPAQSDADASAKRPQSEQEAEFVASMTAGDEALAQRPAASLEELMQRAGSVQVSAAPIATRPHERDAAKRQSKMVADAPDISGVWRSGQDTAQPQQRNLWHDPLIAMGYVKIPGGCYPMGDINGQANELPVHEVCVDDFWMARHEVTRKQWTRVMGKARASDSVIQNRQQRENDEQGDHPVTQVSWHDVQTFIDRLNNSGAGHFRLPTEAEWEYACREGGRKQTFCGGEDLDSLAWHSGNSGRESHPVATRAANAFGLFDMTGNAWEWVNDWYAKDAYRVSARRNPTGPGTGREKVFRGGGYLSNERYLRAGVRYYFPPDRRFNLLGFRLVRMAEPFTGQSKYSR
- a CDS encoding YqaA family protein, producing the protein MISGTLWRAMTALFPLDAALAGLFASAFIAATLFPASSEALLAALLLQDAHNPWLLWGVATLGNGLGSVVNWMLGAWLIRFADRRWFPVSPQALARAQERFARYGVWSLLFAWVPLIGDPLTVAAGALRVRLWLFCVLVFFGKGARYAIIAGLFHPDVSSGLFGAFWY